The genome window TCCTGATCATGGCCGTGATCATGCCGACCAGCAACGCGCTGATCGCCGACGCCACCAAGCTCTTCGGGCTCAAGGCGAACAGCACGATGTCCGCGATCCTGATCGTGGTGCTGCTCGGCGTCGGCACCGACTACTTCCTCTTCCTGATGTTCCGTTACCGGGAGCGCCTGCGCGCCGGTGAGGAGCGCAGGCAGGCGATGATCAACGCGATCGGCCGGGTCGGCGAGGCGATCGCCTCCGCCGCCGGTGCGGTCACCGTCGCCTTCGCCGTGCTGATCCTGTCCAGCCTCGGCCTGTTCAAGGCGATCGGCCCGGCGCTGGCCATCGCCGTCGTCACCACCGCGATCGCCTCGCTCACCCTGGTGCCCGCCGTCTTCTCGGTCATCCCGGAGCGCGCGCTCTTCTGGCCGGGCAAGAAGTGGATGCACGAGAAGGACGGCGCCCGGTTCGCGGCGCTCGGCCGGGTCACCCAGCGCCGCCCCGGCCTGGTGGCCGCCGTCTCCGGTGGCTTCCTGATCCTGCTGACCCTGGCCTCGCTCGGCTACAAGGGCACCTTCGACCTGGCCTCCGGCTCGATGCCGGCGTCCAAGGAGTCGATGGTCGTCCAGAACACGATGATGAAGGCCTTCTCGGCCGGCGCCGCCGACCCGTCGCAGGTCTACGTGACCTCGACCAACGGCTCGCCGCTGGACAAGAGCACCTTCCCGGCCTACACCGCCGCGCTCGGCACCGTGAAGGGCGTCTCCGAGGTCGCCCCGCAGCCGGTGGTCAGCAAGGACGGCATGACGGCCAACTTCACCGTCACGCTGCGGGACGACCCCGCCTCCAACGCCGCGCTCGACACCATGGACGGCCTGCGCGCCGAGGCGCACAAGGCGACCCCGGCCGGCACCAAGGCCGTGGTCGGCGGTCAGACCGCCGTCGAGTCGGACATCAACGCCGCGATGGACCACGACTACAAGACGGTCTTCCCGATCGCCGCGGTGCTGATCATGGTGATCCTCGGCCTGCTGCTGCGCAGCGTCGTCGCCCCGTGGTACCTGCTGGCCTCGGTCGGCCTCGGCTTCGGCGCCACCCTGGGCGCCACCAGCCTGGTCTTCCAGCACCTCGACCACCAGGCCGGCATCATGTTCATGCTGCCGATCTTCATCTACCTGTTCGTGGTCGCGATCGGCACCGACTACAACATCCTGATGATCGCCCGCCTGCGGGAGGAGGCCCGCGAGGGCCGCGACCCGCGCACGGCGGCCTACGAGGCGATCAAGCACGGCGGCCCGACCGTCGGCTCGGCCGGCACCATCCTGGCCGCCTCCTTCGCCACCTTCATGCTGGCCGGCAACGTGCTCTTCAGCGAGATCGGCTTCTCGATCGCGTTCGGCATCGCGATCTCGGCCTTCGTGATGGCGATGTTCTTCACCCCGGCGCTCACCGCGCTGCTGGGCAAGGCGGCTTGGTGGCCGGGCCACCAGGACCCGGAGCACAGCGGTGGTCGGCACGCGGGCGGTCCGGCCCTCGGCTCGTCCCACGACGCGCAGCCGGCCGGTCGCCACTGACCCGGTCGCCACTGGCCCGGTCCCGCTGACCCGGCCCCGGCACCCACGGCGGGCCGCCCCCGAGCACTGCTCGGGGGCGGCCCGCCCGCGTCCGTCGGCCGCCGTTCACCTGCGGTTTCGCCGTGATCGGGACCCGGCCGAACCGGCCGAAAATTATCCGATCAATCGGGCGGTCGCCGTGCTACAGTCGAAGCAGTTGCAGTTTTGGTTCCCATGAACGTTTGTGTGCGCCTGCTGGTAATCAACCAACAGGCGCATTTGTTTTGTCCGGCGTGTCATCACCGGATGGGGATCGCGGCGACGCGAGGGTCACGCAGTGTGGTTCTCGTAGCCCCAGGTATGTGAGGAATCGGTTATGGCTACCGGCATCGTGAAGTGGTTCAACAGCGAAAAGGGCTTCGGCTTCATTGAGCAGGAGGGTGGCGGCCCGGACGTGTTCGCCCACTACTCCAACATCCAGGCCGGCGGCTTCCGCGAGCTGTTCGAGGGCCAGAAGGTCGAGTTCGACGTCACGCAGGGCCAGAAGGGCCCGCAGGCCGAGAACATCACCATCGTCAACAGCTGACCAGCTCTCGCTGGACACGCGTGACGAGGCGAAGGCCCGCACCGTACGGTGCGGGCCTTCGCCCATGCCGCCACATCGGCCGGGGCGGCGATCCTCCTCCTGTCGGCCGACCCAAGGTTCACCCCTCTGTGGTGACCGCTCAGGACGGAGTACTCCCGTATGACTGATCAGACTCTCCCCCAGCCTTCGGCCGGGGGGAGCCCCAGGGCCGGAGCAGGCCGTGGCCGCCCCCGCGGCGGCAACCCCCGCACCGGCGCGCCGCGTTCCGGCGCCCCCCGCGCCGGGTCCGGCCAGCCCCGCCAGCGCGGCGGTGGCGGCGGTGGCGGCGGTGCTCGCCAGCGCCCGGTCGCCGCGGCCGCCGAGTTCACCACCGTGACCGGCACCCCGGCCCGCCCGGCGGCGCAGACCTTCGCCGAGCTGGAGATGCCCAAGGCGCTGCTCTCCGCGCTGACCCGGGAGGGCGTCACCGAGCCGTTCCCGATCCAGGGCGCCACCCTGCCCGACTCGCTGGCCGGGCGCGACGTGCTCGGCCGCGGCCGCACCGGCTCCGGCAAGACCCTCGCCTTCGGCCTGCCGCTGCTGGCCCGCACCTCCGGCAGCCGGGCCTCGGCCCGCCGCCCGCTGGCCATGGTGCTGGTGCCCACCCGCGAGCTGGCCCAGCAGGTCACCGACGCGCTGACGCCCTACGCGACCGCCGTCAACCTGCGGATCGCCACCGTGGTCGGCGGCATGTCGATCACCCGGCAGGCGAACGCGCTGCGCCGTGGCACCGAGATCCTGGTCGCCACCCCCGGCCGGCTGGACGACCTGATCAACCGTCAGGACGTCTACCTCGACGACGTGCGCACCACCGTGCTCGACGAGGCCGACCAGATGGCCGACATGGGCTTCCTGCCGCAGGTCACCAAGCTGCTGGAGCAGGTCGCCGAGGGCGGGCAGCGGATGCTCTTCTCCGCCACCCTGGACCGCAACATCGACCGCCTGGTGCAGCGCTTCCTGACCGACCCGGTGGTGCACTCGGTGGACCCGTCGGCCGGCGCCGTCAGCACCATGGACCACCACGTGCTCCAGGTCGACGCGACCGACAAGGCCTCCGCCACCGCGCACATCGCCTCCCGCGACGGCCGGGTGATCATGTTCGTGCACACCAAGCACGGCGCCGACCGGCTCGCCAAGCAGCTGCTGGCCAGCGGCGTGCGCGCCGCCGCGCTGCACGGCGGCAAGTCCCAGCCGCAGCGCAACCGCACCCTGGACCAGTTCCGCGACGGCCGGGTCAGCGCGCTGATCGCCACCAACGTCGCCGCCCGCGGCATCCACATCGACGGCCTCGACCTGGTCGTCAACGTGGACCCGCCGATCGACCACAAGGACTACCTGCACCGCGGCGGCCGCACCGCCCGGGCCGGCGAGTCCGGCACCGTGGTCACCCTGGTGCTGCCCGAGCAGCGCCGCGACGTGGCGAAGCTGATGACGGTGGCCGGCATCCGCCCGACCACCACCAAGGTGCGCCCCGGCGACGCCGAGCTGACCCGGATCACCGGCGCCCGCACGCCCAGCGGCATCGCGGTCAGCCTGGCCCCGCCGCCGGAGCCGGCCGCCGCGCCCAAGGCCGGTGGCAGCGCGGGCAGCTCCAACCGCCGTTCGTCCGGCCCGCGCAGCAAGCTGCCGGCCGACGTGGACTCCAACGGCAACGCCAAGCGGCGCCGCCCCAAGCAGCACCTGGGCGGGGGCAACGGCGGCACCGGCGGGTCCGGCGGCAGCGGCTCGAACCGGATGGCGGCCGGCTTCATCGGCAAGGCGAGCGGCTCGAAGCCGGGCAGCGGCTCGAAGACCGGCTCCAACTACGGCACCGGCCGCCAGCGGCGCGCGGCGCGCTGACGGCGTCTTTTGAGGGTTCGTCAGAGGCCGTCAGGGTGAGCTGCCGTCAGGCGGCCACCGTGACGGCCTCCGGCTGTTCCGCTCGCTCTGCCTGCTGCGCCGTCAGGAGCGGCAGTAGGCTCTCGGTGGCCGCGTCGCGCGGCGAGAACACCACCAGCTCCAGGCCGCCCGGGGCCGCCAGCACCACCTGGTCGAAGCGCAGCACGCCCAACTCCTCGTGCAGCAGGTCCTTGGCGGCGCCCGCCCGGTCCTGCACCTGGTGTTCGTCCAGCCAGGTGTTCGCCTCCGGGAAGTGCTCGCGCAACCGGCGCAGCAGCGCCGCGATCCGCCGCCCGGCCTCGGTGCGCTGACCGCCGCGCTCGGCGTAGGCGGCGCGCAGGTGGGCCAGCAGGCGGCGGCCGTGGTGCTCCCAGTCCACCGTGCGGGCCCGGTTCGGCAGGTGGGCGAAGGCGATCCAGGCCAGGTTGCGGTCCTCCGGCTCCCAGGCCGAGAAGTCGAAGAGCGCCTCGCCGGCCGGGTTCCAGGCCCGCACCGTCCAGTCCGGGTCCAGCAGGAAGGCCGGCGCCGGTGACTGCGCGCGGACCAGTCGGACCAGCGCCGCCGGAACCTCCGCTGCCCCGCTCGGCTGCCGCGGCGCCGGCTGCGAACCGGCCAGCCGGAACAGGTAGTCGGTCTCCGCGGTGTCCAGCCGCAGCGTGCGGGCCAGGCTGCCCAGCACCTCCGGCGAGGGGTTGATCTCGCGCCCCTGCTCCAGCCAGGTGTACCAGGTCACCCCGACCCCGGCGAGCACCGCGATCTCCTCGCGCCGCAGCCCAGGCGTGCGCCGCCGCACCCCGGGCGCCATGCCCACGTCCGCCGGTGTCAGCCGGGCCCGCCGCGAGCGCAGGAAGTTGGCGAGCGCGTCCCGGCGCACTTGTTGGTGAGTCGACATCGGTTCCCCCATCACCCTGTCAGTACGACTACTAGTATCGCCACGCACTGCTGGCGCCGTCGCCGCCGTACGAGGCTTGAGACATGACCACGAATCAGCAACTCACCCGGCGGTCCGTCCTGGTCGGCGCGCTCGCCTCGGCAGGCGCGCTGGCCCTGGCCCACCCGGCCGCGGCAGCCTCTGACTACGCCCCGGTGGTGCACGGCCACGGCGACGCCCTGCACCCCGAGAGCACCAGTTGGGACCGCCGCGGTCGCCGCTTCCTGATCGGCTCGCTGCACCGCGGCACCGTCAGCACCGTGCGCGCCGACGGCCGGGCGCGCACCCTGGTCACCGACCCGGTGCTGGTCTCCACCCTGGGCATCAAGGCCGACCCGGCGCGCGGCCGGCTGCTGGTCTGCAACGGCGACCCCGCCGGCAAGTCGGTGCACAGCACCGCCGCCACCCAGGGCCGGGTCTCCGGCCTGGGCGCCTACGACCTGGCCACCGGCCGCCGCCTCTGGTACGCCGACCTGGCGGCGGACGGCGGCACCCACCTGGCCAACGACGTGGTCGTGGCCCCCGACGGCACCGCCTACGTCACCGACTCCTTCGCCCCGGTGGTCCACCGGATCACTCCGGACGGCCGCCCCTCCGTGCTGGTCCGCAACCCCCGACTGGGCGTCCCGGCCGGCCAGTTCGGGTTGAACGGCATCGTCCTGGAGGGCCGCCGCCTGTTGGTCGGCAACTACGCGACGGGTTCGGTGTGGTGCGTTCCGCTGGACCGCCCCGGGGACCTGTACCCGGTGGTCACCGACGAGCGGCTGGTCGGCCTGGACGGCGTCACCCCGGTCGGCCCCGGCCACCTGCTCGGCGTCACCAACGCCGTCGGGTCGTCAACGGCAGGCCAGTTGGTCTCGCTGCGCTCGACCGACGGCTGGCGCACGGCCCACCTGACGGCGCGTCCGTGGGCCGACCCGGCGCCGACGGCGGTGACGGTGGGGCCGGAGGGACGGGCGTACGTGCTGTCGGGGCGGCTGGACGTGCTGTTCGGGGGCGGGGTGTCGGACGAGTTCACGCTGCGGCGGGTGTGAGCCGGGGGCGGGTTGGCGGTCAGGGGTGGCGGCGGGTGTGGTTTAGCCAGGCGCCGCGTTCGTTGATGGTGCGGGGGGAGAAGACGTCCGGGACCACTGCGCCGAGGAGGTAGCCGGCGGTGACGGGGAGGAGGACCAGGCCCAGGAGGAGGCCGAGCAGGCCGAAGGGGGTGGAGCGGCCGCGGGCAGCCGCGCTGCCCGCGCGGTTCCACTTGCGGCGGGCCTCTTCAGGGGTGGGCGGGGCGGCGAGCTTGCGGCGGAAGTCGCGGACGCCGAAGCCCGCGGCGATCACGGCGGCGCAGATCAGGGCGACCGTGGCGATCGGGCGCCACTGGCCCCAGCTCGCGCTGACGGCGCTGAAGATCGCGGCGCCGAGCCCTCCGACGACGGCGGTGATCAGGAGGTAGTACACCGCGACCCCGACGCGCCGCAGCCAGTAGCCGGCGCCGCGCCGGTACCAGCTGCGGCCCAGCAGGGGGATGGCCTCGACCGGTTCAGAAGATGCTGGTGATGCCATGCCAGACTGCCTTTCCCGCTCCCGTCACCATGCCGCCGATGGCCTTGCCGGTCTGGGCACCGGCGTGCATGGTGCCGTCCCAGACCCCGGCCACCACGCCGTGGTTGTGGATGTCCTCGCTCCAGTGCTCGTGGAACAGCTTGTCCGCGAAGGTTCCCACACCGACGACGACGGTGCCGCCGATCGCGGCCACGGCCACCGCGCCGTCCACCGGGAGGCTGGCCACCACGCCGGCCGCCACGGCCACGCCCGCACCGAGGCCGACCAGGCCGCCGCCGACGTCGACCAGCAGCGAGTGGCCCCAGGACCAGCCCTCCTGGTGGTCGGAGTTGGCCTCCAGCAGGCCGCCGCCGACCGTGGCCGCGATGTCGATCACCGGGATCTCCTTGAGGAACCGCGGTGCGTCGTCCATCAGCTTGACGCCCTTGGTGGCGTCGGCCAGTTTGTAGTTCAACTGCTTGTCGTAGGGCAGGAACTGGCTGCCGTTCTCGGCCTCGGAGATGGTGGTCTTCAGCTCGGTCAGCTTCTCGGCGGCGCTGGCCCACTGGCCGCGCAGCTGGAAGGCCTTGGGCAGGTTGGCCTCGGCGGTGCGGAACTTGGCCTCTTCGTCGACCAGGGACTTCAGCGCCGCGTCGTGCTTGGCCTGGGCGTCGGGGAGCTCCTTGGCGGCGTCGAGGCCGAGCGAGCGCTCCTCGTCGGTCTTGGCGGTCCACAGGCCGCGCAGGTAGTCGGCGACGGTGATCTTGTCGCCCTTGCCCATCGGCTGGGACGGGTCGATCGAGGCGTAGAGGTCGTTCAGCGCCTTCGCGGCGTCGATCCGGGCCTGCTGGGCGGTCTGCATGATCTCGGCGTAGAGGGTGCCGTAGTCGTGCAGGTCGTTGATGCCCTGCTGTTCCTTGGGGCTGGGCGGGTTGTTGGTCGCGAGCTCGCCCGGCACGCCGGTCGGTCCGACCGGCACGCCCTTGCGCTGGGCGGTGTCGGCCGCGTCCTGCAGCGCGCTCTCGGCCGCGGAGAGGCGGTTGCCCAGGTCGGTCAGCACCTTGCCGGTGGCCTCGACGAGTTCGGAGAACCCGCCGGCCGTCATCGCGTCCGTGGTCCAGGCGGACCGGAATCCGCTGGCCGCGTCGCCGCTCCACCCGGCGTCGCCGACCAGGGAGTCCACCTTCGCGCCGAGCGGCTGGACGATGCCGTCCAGCTGCTGCTTGGCGCCGGTCAGGGTGCTGCCCATGTGCTGCAGTCCGGCGATGTCGCCGCCGACCCAACTCTCGGTCATTGCGTGGTCCCCCGGCCTCAGTTCATCAGGTCTTCGTAGACGCCGTGCTCGTCGACGTCGTGGCGCTGGTAGGAGTCGTGGGCGTACTGGAGCTTGTCCCCGTGGCCCTCGATCCGGCCGGCCAGCTTGGCGTGCAGGCCGGCGATGGCCTCCATCATCGAGGTGATCGAGGAGTCCAGGCCGCTGTCGCCGGAGGCGGCGATCGGCGGCGCCACGTCGGTCTTGAGCTTGACGTAGGCCTGGGCCTCCTGGTGGAAGGTGGCGGCCATCGACCGCAGGTCCTCCAGCACCACGTCGTAGCCGGCGCTCATCGTGTCCCCCTCGCGTACTGGTCGAGGTCCTCCGGGCTCCAGGTGCGGGCGCCCGGCGGCACCTGCGGGTCCAGGTAGACCGGTGCGTAGCCGGCCCGGCGCATCAGCTGGACGTAGGAGCGGGCGGGTGCCGCGATCCACGGCTGGGCGGGGCCGAGGGCGGCCACCAGCTTCTCGACGGTGGTGAAGGCCACCGGGATCGGCCCGCCGAGCGTGCTGTGCAGCAGCTCGAAGCCGATTTGCGGCGCGACGCCGGGCTGGTCCGCGTAGCGCGGGTGCGCCGGGATGTAGACCTGCTCGTCCGGGCGGATCGAGGCCGGACGCGGCACGGCGGGCGCGGGCGCGCCAGGTGTCGGTGCACCGGGTATCGGTGACGCCATTTGATCGCTCCCCGTTGGCTTCCAATTGGCAGGTCGTCACCCTACCCCGGGTGATCCATCGACTCCACGGCGAGGGGCGGGACGGCGGGACGGTCACGGCTTGGCGGGTGCACTGGCTGTGCAGGCCGGGCGGGTTAGGGAAGCCCTAGTCCGGCAAAGAATCGGCAAAGGAAATGACGGTCCCGGATGGGCTCGCGAGGTCGCTTTCGCGGTCGGAGTCCACTTGATGTGATCTTGGAACTCTTGTCCCGATTCCGCTGGTCAACGGCGGATTCCAGGGCGGCGCGGGGTGGACGGCGGGCGGCCGGAAGGCTGTTGCGTCGTGTGTTCGACGGGCAATAGCGTTCGCTGCGGCCAGGCTGCCTGGGAAGCAGCCGAATTGACGGCCGCTCATAACAGACGAACAGTGGGGGTTGCGTGTACACGCGTCATCGAAGGCCGAATGCGCGACGGGGGAGAGGTTGGGCGCGTCGTGGCACCGTCATGGGTGCCACGTTCATGACCCTGACGCTGCTGGCGCCCATCGCCTCGGCCCAATCAGTGGTCGGCGGTTATCAGTACAAGGGCAAGGTGTGGGCGGCGAATCCGCTGCCGGCGCAGCCGAAGGTCAGTGGTCATCCGCTGAAGGGTAAGTCGCAGCAGGCGGCGGTGCCCGAGCCGGCTGGTTCGCGTGCGTTGAAGGGCCACCAGGATGCCGCGGCGTCGTGGCCGGTGGCGTCGACGAGTACGGTCGCGCTGGCGGGTGCGGGTGCGGGTGCGGGTGCGGCGGCGCCGCAGGCCGCGGCGGCCGCGCCGACGCCGGTGGCGAACTCGCCGATCACGGTGGCGCCGGGTGATTCCGGTGCGCCGTCGTCCGTCCAGGTCAAGACCGCCGATCATGGCGGTGCGCAGGCCGCGAACGTGGACGGCTTGTTGTTCGGTCTGACGCGGGCTGACGGTACGTCGGATGCCGGCAAGGTCGCGGTGTCGGTGGACTACGGTTCCATCGCGCAGGCGTACGGCGGTGGTTGGGCCTCGCGCCTGCACCTGGTGTCGATGCCCTCGTGCGCGTTGACGACGCCGGACGTGCCGGCCTGTCGCACCCAGCAGCCGCTCGCGACGACGAACGATCCGGTGTCGCACAAGCTGACGGCCACCGTGGCCGTGCCCGGCACCCCCGTGAAGGCGCAGGGCGCGACCGGAGCGGTGCAGGCGGCGGCGGTCACGCAGAACGCGGGGACGGCGGTGGCCGCCGTGGCCAACGCCGCCGGTTCGCAGGGCAACTACGCGGCGACTCCGCTGTCGGCGTCGGGCTCGTGGTCGCAGTCCGCGTCCGGGGCGTTCACGTACCAGTACCCGATCGATACCCCGCCGGCGCTGGGCGGTTCCGCCCCGAGCGTGGGGCTGTCCTACGACTCGCAGTCGGTCGACGGGGAGACGTCGTCGCGCAACTCGCAGTCCTCGTGGATCGGTGACGGTTGGGACTACAGCCCCGGCTACATCGAGCGTGACTACAAGTCCTGTGCGAACGACGGGATCACGGGTTCGGCGGACGAGTGCTGGGCCGGGTACAACGCGACGCTGTCGCTGGGTTCGCACACCGGTCAGCTGGTGCGGGACAGCAACGGTGTCTACCACTTGCAGGCCGATGACGGCACGAAGGTCGAGGACCTGTCGGGTGCGTCGAACGGCATGTGGAACGGTGAGTACTTCAAGGTCACCACGACGGATGGCACGCAGTACTTCTTCGGTCTGAACCACGCTCCGGGTACGACGTCGGATGCGGCGACGAACTCGGCGTGGGGGGTTCCGGTCTACAACCCGAAGCCCGGTGACCCGTGTTACAACTCCGCGCAGGGCAACAACTCGCAGTGCGCCGCGGAGATGGGCTGGCGGTTCAACCTCGACTTCGTCGTCGACGCGAACAACAACGTGCAGCGCTACGACTGGGCGAACGAGACCAACTGGTACAACATGGGCTACGGCCAGGTGGCCCAGTCCGGTGCCGGCGGTTCGATGATCGCCTACACGCGTGGCGGCTACCTGCAGCAGATCTCCTACGGCTACAAGCTGGCGGATGAGCAGGCCGGGCGCGACCCGGATGCCAAGGTGGTCTTCAACACCGGGCAGCGGTGCACCACTTCGAGCAGCGTCTGCCAGTACGGCAACCTGAACGGGACCACGGCCACCAACTGGCCCGACACCCCGTACGACCTCAACTGCACGCAGGGCATGGCCACTTCGGGCAACGGTAGCAACGTGTGCCAGGTCGCCTCGCCGACCTTCTGGTCGACCTACCGCCTGCAGTCGATCAGCACCTCGGTGAAGGTCGGCTCCACCTGGCAGCCGGTCGACAGCTACGCGCTGAACCAGATCTTCTCCGACGCCGGTGCGACGGTGGACCCGGTCACCGGGAAGACGGTCGACCCGGCGGACGCGGGTGCGCTGCAGTCGGTGATGTGGCTCTCCTCGATCCAGCACACCGGCCAGGACACCTCGGCCGGCGGCAGCGGGGCGATCACGCTGGACCCGGTGACCTTCACCGGCACCGAGATGGACAACAGGGTCGACGGCCTCACGCCGGCGGCGCCGCCACTGTTCCACCCGCGGATCTCCAGCATCCAGACCGAGACCGGCGAGTCGATCGCCGTGACCTACCGGGCACCCGAGTGCTCGCGGGTCAACAACCACATGCCGGCCTCGGCCGACAGCGACACGATGGGCTGCTACCAGGTCTACTGGACCACCCCGGGCGGGTCGGCGCCGATCGCGGACTGGTTCAACAAGACGCTGATCTCGACGATCACCGACAACGACGCGTCCAAGGCCGGCTCCCCGGCGAAGGTCACCAACTACGCCTACAGCGGCGGGGCGGCCTGGCACCGGGACGACTCGGACCTGACGGACGACCAGTACCGTACCTGGAACGACTTCCGCGGCTACCGGACCGTCACCACCACCACCGGCTCCGCCCCGGACCCGGTCAGCCAGACCGTGGCCACGTACTTCCAGGGCATGGACGGCGACTACAAG of Kitasatospora viridis contains these proteins:
- a CDS encoding MMPL family transporter, which encodes MFHRIGQFVVKHAWWVIAAWVVAAIAIIAAAPKLVSSDDESDFLPKNYESIVASNLQQQAFPNAFNPNAILLFERTDGGQLTTQDKQDIDKVTTGLTNEHIQYVQAVVPVSDKTVSKDGKYALSMVGYTKDVPQQSNDTAKKLRDDSKSLATGTSLKVLMGGQAGQALDQSDSSNTADTLIFLGSFLLIVAILAVIFRSAIISVLPLFLIMAVIMPTSNALIADATKLFGLKANSTMSAILIVVLLGVGTDYFLFLMFRYRERLRAGEERRQAMINAIGRVGEAIASAAGAVTVAFAVLILSSLGLFKAIGPALAIAVVTTAIASLTLVPAVFSVIPERALFWPGKKWMHEKDGARFAALGRVTQRRPGLVAAVSGGFLILLTLASLGYKGTFDLASGSMPASKESMVVQNTMMKAFSAGAADPSQVYVTSTNGSPLDKSTFPAYTAALGTVKGVSEVAPQPVVSKDGMTANFTVTLRDDPASNAALDTMDGLRAEAHKATPAGTKAVVGGQTAVESDINAAMDHDYKTVFPIAAVLIMVILGLLLRSVVAPWYLLASVGLGFGATLGATSLVFQHLDHQAGIMFMLPIFIYLFVVAIGTDYNILMIARLREEAREGRDPRTAAYEAIKHGGPTVGSAGTILAASFATFMLAGNVLFSEIGFSIAFGIAISAFVMAMFFTPALTALLGKAAWWPGHQDPEHSGGRHAGGPALGSSHDAQPAGRH
- a CDS encoding cold-shock protein, translating into MATGIVKWFNSEKGFGFIEQEGGGPDVFAHYSNIQAGGFRELFEGQKVEFDVTQGQKGPQAENITIVNS
- a CDS encoding DEAD/DEAH box helicase, yielding MTDQTLPQPSAGGSPRAGAGRGRPRGGNPRTGAPRSGAPRAGSGQPRQRGGGGGGGGARQRPVAAAAEFTTVTGTPARPAAQTFAELEMPKALLSALTREGVTEPFPIQGATLPDSLAGRDVLGRGRTGSGKTLAFGLPLLARTSGSRASARRPLAMVLVPTRELAQQVTDALTPYATAVNLRIATVVGGMSITRQANALRRGTEILVATPGRLDDLINRQDVYLDDVRTTVLDEADQMADMGFLPQVTKLLEQVAEGGQRMLFSATLDRNIDRLVQRFLTDPVVHSVDPSAGAVSTMDHHVLQVDATDKASATAHIASRDGRVIMFVHTKHGADRLAKQLLASGVRAAALHGGKSQPQRNRTLDQFRDGRVSALIATNVAARGIHIDGLDLVVNVDPPIDHKDYLHRGGRTARAGESGTVVTLVLPEQRRDVAKLMTVAGIRPTTTKVRPGDAELTRITGARTPSGIAVSLAPPPEPAAAPKAGGSAGSSNRRSSGPRSKLPADVDSNGNAKRRRPKQHLGGGNGGTGGSGGSGSNRMAAGFIGKASGSKPGSGSKTGSNYGTGRQRRAAR
- a CDS encoding helix-turn-helix transcriptional regulator — protein: MSTHQQVRRDALANFLRSRRARLTPADVGMAPGVRRRTPGLRREEIAVLAGVGVTWYTWLEQGREINPSPEVLGSLARTLRLDTAETDYLFRLAGSQPAPRQPSGAAEVPAALVRLVRAQSPAPAFLLDPDWTVRAWNPAGEALFDFSAWEPEDRNLAWIAFAHLPNRARTVDWEHHGRRLLAHLRAAYAERGGQRTEAGRRIAALLRRLREHFPEANTWLDEHQVQDRAGAAKDLLHEELGVLRFDQVVLAAPGGLELVVFSPRDAATESLLPLLTAQQAERAEQPEAVTVAA
- a CDS encoding SMP-30/gluconolactonase/LRE family protein, whose translation is MTTNQQLTRRSVLVGALASAGALALAHPAAAASDYAPVVHGHGDALHPESTSWDRRGRRFLIGSLHRGTVSTVRADGRARTLVTDPVLVSTLGIKADPARGRLLVCNGDPAGKSVHSTAATQGRVSGLGAYDLATGRRLWYADLAADGGTHLANDVVVAPDGTAYVTDSFAPVVHRITPDGRPSVLVRNPRLGVPAGQFGLNGIVLEGRRLLVGNYATGSVWCVPLDRPGDLYPVVTDERLVGLDGVTPVGPGHLLGVTNAVGSSTAGQLVSLRSTDGWRTAHLTARPWADPAPTAVTVGPEGRAYVLSGRLDVLFGGGVSDEFTLRRV
- a CDS encoding WXG100 family type VII secretion target, translated to MTESWVGGDIAGLQHMGSTLTGAKQQLDGIVQPLGAKVDSLVGDAGWSGDAASGFRSAWTTDAMTAGGFSELVEATGKVLTDLGNRLSAAESALQDAADTAQRKGVPVGPTGVPGELATNNPPSPKEQQGINDLHDYGTLYAEIMQTAQQARIDAAKALNDLYASIDPSQPMGKGDKITVADYLRGLWTAKTDEERSLGLDAAKELPDAQAKHDAALKSLVDEEAKFRTAEANLPKAFQLRGQWASAAEKLTELKTTISEAENGSQFLPYDKQLNYKLADATKGVKLMDDAPRFLKEIPVIDIAATVGGGLLEANSDHQEGWSWGHSLLVDVGGGLVGLGAGVAVAAGVVASLPVDGAVAVAAIGGTVVVGVGTFADKLFHEHWSEDIHNHGVVAGVWDGTMHAGAQTGKAIGGMVTGAGKAVWHGITSIF
- a CDS encoding DUF6317 family protein translates to MSAGYDVVLEDLRSMAATFHQEAQAYVKLKTDVAPPIAASGDSGLDSSITSMMEAIAGLHAKLAGRIEGHGDKLQYAHDSYQRHDVDEHGVYEDLMN
- a CDS encoding SAV_915 family protein, encoding MASPIPGAPTPGAPAPAVPRPASIRPDEQVYIPAHPRYADQPGVAPQIGFELLHSTLGGPIPVAFTTVEKLVAALGPAQPWIAAPARSYVQLMRRAGYAPVYLDPQVPPGARTWSPEDLDQYARGTR